TTGGTTACAGCAACATGAGAATCCCTTCTGGTAGGAACTGGCAGAGCCCTTACGAGGATCCTCATCTGAATGTCCCTGCATTGAGCCCGATTGTGATACAACACAAAACACTCCTTACAAGCCCTGTAAGGCAACTTTGGATAGAAAACATGCATAACATAAGTTCTCTTGGCAGTGTTAATCACTACTTTCCTAGTCAAAGGAGTTCTAAGGGGAACCATCAGCCTTGCCTCAAAGTGATTCTCAATTGGAGAGTCAGCTGAAACAAAGGTCCCAATTTGATCTAAGACCTCTCTAGATCTACCCTTGTTCACCAAGTCAGAGTGGATATCAATCAAAACAGGCATCAATGTTTTGTCCCAAACCAGGTCAAAAATCGACTCCCAATTTCTTAAAGGTTTTACTGCAAACAGTTTGCCATAAAGCAAAGTAGGTCTAGCAGCAAAAGCTATCTCCATATCCTTCTTGGTTTTGAACATCACAACAAACAGATTGTGGATTCCATTTCCTTGAATATAGGGTTTTGATAACTTAAAATCTGAAGACTTGATGGTCCATATTTTGTTGAGGTTATGCTTGACAGATTTTTTATAGTAACTTTTTGAGTCATCACACAATAGAGCAGCAAACATAAAAGgaaattcctcaaaatcttcatctAAATCTAGTACCCTAACTTGTGCAGCAGGTAAAGCCATTGCCAATGAATTATCTATGCAGGAGAAACTCAGGTGAATCAAGTGAGTTGATCTAGCTAAGAATACCCTGAACTGTGTTGAGATGAACTTAAACCAAAACATTAAGCAATTTATACATGCATAAAAGAAACCATATTGATCACCCTTGCAGTTATGATAAGACAGAACAATGAATAAGGATAGATAATTATGTTTTATCAAATTAAAGTCACAATTAACTATCTCATCAATCAAAGTAGAGGTAAAATCAGACAGGGAGATGTAAATATTAAGCATGCTTAAGAGATTGAGTTGACAACACCTTCTTTGATGACTGACAATAAATAGTTGTTTGCATTGAGCAGACTAAATGAGTTGATTATACACTCCAGAAATCCAATTGAAAGTAGAGACAAGAGATTAATGACTGTCACTATCTAAATATTCTCATTCCCTCGGTTCAGAATAACTAATACCAGAGAGATAAAAAGCATAAGGAGAGATAATAAGTATTGTCAAATGCAAAAGAGCTGCTGCAAGCATCGAAGTAAAAGATAATTCCACATTAATACTTGATGATACCATTACCCATATGTCTTCAAAGAAGAAAAAGCTAATCCAATATTTATTGCTAATTAAAATTATAACACAACTTTTGATGATATTGGAAGAGAGGTATTGATTAATCAGGCTTAAAAGCAGAGTGAATCATCATTTCCTATACCTCTAAAAATTTATCTTCACAGAGAAGGATACTCTGAGAGAGAATCAATCCTTGATATTTCATTTCCAAAATATTCTTAAGTCAAGATAATtataaaattttcaaatgattaaagaaGTAGCCCCTAATCCCTACGAATTGTAGGATCTCATATTACTCATATGACTTCAAAGAAGAATATCCTTATCAGTTTTGAAAAGATACATAGTATCAAACCTAGCTATTCAATTGATTCCAAATCAATTCATACCACCAATAAAGAAGACCCATCAGTTGTAATCTTCTATAAACCTCATCCAGTTTTCCTTGTGGATATGTGATGATGGACTGAAACTCTATGAGTGCACCTCCATTAGCTCATGACCTAAGATAAAACGAGAGAAGAAACAGATTAGAGTCAAAAAATGagtaaacaaattacaaaagaaaGTAGCAAAACTGTAATCTAGTAAAACTTTCTAATCATAATCCCAAAACTAAATTTTAATCAGGAAAcgaaaggaaaaaaacaaaaagaacccTAATTAGGTCATAAAAGAAATCGACGAAACTAGAAATTTCTACAAAGAAAATCAAATTGGATTAGGAAAACATTAGAGAATCAACTGAAGaacatgaaattaaagaaataaacggATGAAGATTGCTAAATTTAGAGAAGAATCGAAGAGAAAATCCTGATTGACTAAGTCAGCGTCGTCTGACTTATCGCCTCGGAATCGCCTGACTTTCACCTATTTTCAACCATCCAATCAATCTAAATAAGATAACCTACCACTTCTCCTTCTTCCTCTCCTCTCAGGTCCCGTTACTATCGAcctgaaaaccaaaaaaaatgcatCTTTCTCTCCTTTCCCATGCGAAGAAAATACCGAAATCTAAACATCAATTCTTCATCTCCTACTCGATTGTTCCAACCCGACGAGAAAATCATTCCTACTTTTTATCAATCATTCGCTTTATAAATCCTAAATCGTGTTAACCAACTGAACCCTAAATACcatcaaaattaaaacaaaaccgaAGCAATTGTTTTGAGTTTTCTCctgcttctttctttttcttcttcttcttcaacaaaaccTGGATAATGATTAGTCCTGTTACAAACCTAGATGCTAAAATTTCATAGGGTAAGGGATATCCCCAAATTTGTTTCCTTCTCTTGTAAATCTAAATTCTTTCAATTTATGTCTGGCAGTTTAATTTCTTGTTTATTATGATTTTGTAATTCAATTTTTGAAATTTAATCTGtcttaatttgatttttctttatttatGGATATGGATTTCGTAATTACTTGAATTGATGATTTTTCCAGCTTCTATGATGATCTGAATTTCTTTGCTCCTTTAATGAACCCATATTAATTATGGTGGATCTGAACTTGCAAATGCGTATAAAATTTTGATGGGATGACGATTTTGCGAAGACAGGCATGAACTTTTTTATTTTGGAAAACATTACATAACTCTGTATGATAGTCCTGATGCTTCCAATTTCTTGTATTGCAGGGTTTGGCTGAATCAATGACTCAGTGAGTAAGATTGGTGAATTGGTGGCTGATCCAAAATCCCAATGACTACACTGAGAAACCCGACTTTTGATTGATAAAGTTATCCAGTCAGGTGTAGTTCCTCGTTTTGTTCAGTTTCTTCAGGGGGAGCAATTTCCATAACTTCAGGTGAATACTTGCTCTGAAATTGAGTTGGGTTTTCCCCTTTTTTTATATTGGAGTACAATTAATTAAGTAAATAATGGTTTAGTGAAACATTTTGGTTTTCCCCTTCTTTTGTATCCACTAATttatcatgattttgattttcgaacagTTTGAGGTGGCTTTGGCTCTTATGAACATTGCTTCTGGAATCTCAGAGAATATCAAAATGGTCATTGGGCAGGGAGCTATCCGAATCTTTGTGTCACTTCTCAGTTCCCCCAGTAATGATGTTCGAGAACAGGTAACTTGAGAATAAAGACATAAGGAGTGGAGTTTCTTTAATATTATTTCTTATTTGTATAACTTGGCatgatttttctaatttaaaGGATGAGATGAGGTGAAGTTACTTTCCATGTGGTAATAAAATGGGGCTTAAGACTAACaatttcttgtatctttaaaaaaaaatatctaggcTATGTGGGCACTTGGAAATGTTGTCGGTAATTCACCTAAATGCCGAGATCTTGTTAAATCAATTAAATGAGCATGCCAAACTTTCTATGCTGATAAATTCCACCTGGACTTTATCTATAATTTTGTCGGGGTAAGCCACAGCCTTCCTTTGAACAGGTATGAGTCGCCAGTTACAACTACTGTTAGGTTGGTTTACGGTGTCCTGCTTGGCATCCCTAATAGAAActaaattttctttgtttttcaattCCTTGTAGAGACAAATCCAGGAATCCTGTACTCCCTGCTCTTAAGCGTCTTATTAACTCAACTGATGAAGAAGTACTTACAGATGTCTGCTGGGCTGTTTCTTATCTGACGATACAAATGACTAAATTCAAGTTGTTATTGCAGTTGGTGCCTGTCGCCGACTTGTTGATTTATCGCTGTAGGTATCACTTCATTGTATTATGTTTCTTTTCCAGTCACCCATCTCCTACTGTACTCATTCCCGCCCTACGCACTGTTGGCAATATTATTACTCGAGATGATCGTCAGACTCAGGTACCATCTTGCATCCTTATGAAATGTGACGAAATGTtgtatttaaacttttttttttcattttttgttaTGCTGGCTTATGTTTATTTTGTCCTCTATCTAGTGATATCATTGAACTTCAAGCACTTCCCTGCCTCATGAACATGTTGACATAACCAATAAAAGAGTATAAAGAAAGAAGCTTGCTGGACTATCTCAAACATTACTGCTGGAAACAAGGACATGAAGGATTAGCTAACTTTTTCAAACATAATATAGTGCTACACTGTTTCAGAGCTTCAAGTGGTTTATTACGTTTTCGTCGTTCTCCACATAACATATATTagtttctttttttgttattCAGGTGGGTGATATAATTGATTATGGTATGTACATAATTTACCACATATATTCTAAGGCTATGTCCTGGATGCTCGTTCCGACCAACGAGATAGAGGTGGGTTTCCCTGGGTTCTTGTCAAGTGTTGTGGTTGAGGATTCGATCTTGTAGTAGTTTTGTAGGATGTTTATACAACACACACATCCTAAGTTATAGGGTTCACGTATAGTGCTTGGTAGAAAAAGATGAGTTTCTCTTATTTTTACTTTAAAATGCATGAGCACATGTACTCGTTCATGGCAGTATGACTgcatattatttttatgtttcgaCCCACATACAATAATCTGGTCTTACTCATCTCTAATCTTCATTTTCATTGTTACAGCTAATCCTCGACGTGTATCCAGTTCCTCTGCAGTTTGCAGGAAAGTAAAGTTTTTTCTGCTCCTTGACTTTCATTTATGAACATCTTCATTTTGATGAACACATCACATTTGTTTTTTTTAGTATTATTGTATCACTTTGCATATATCAGTTTTTTAAAATCATAGCTTCTTCTGAAGCTATGTGACAACTAATGTGTCATGTTTTCTAACTGTTCATTCTCTACTGATTATAACGCTAGATCAGGATATCATGCACCTCTTGCTGGGAGGACAAGTAACTTCATACTTAAGAGAGATTATATTTCTGGAAACACATCCAAACTCCCGGGTAGACCAATCTGCAAGTGAAGAAATGTTACTTAATCCATctgttttagttttatttttaaccTTCAACTATATCATTTGTTGGAAACTCAGCACTGAACTTGAATTTCTGTGGTGTTAAGATTTTCTGTGTTGCTTGAATGTAATAAATTTAGACCTTGTAATTCTTTTTTGAATGAATAAATGATGTTGTTGGAAAGATTGCAGTGTAATAAATATCATTTCCAGGTCAGTCTGAAGTTGTTAACATCAAAATATTACAAGGGAAATGGCATTTTGTAACAAGATAACGGTAGCAAGTAGTTGAACCAATAGCCAAACTCCGGCATACATCGTAGCAAACTACCACAAACATGTGCATCCTAATtcttaggctaagtcctatgggatagGTCGGAGTGCTAGATtgaccaaaaagtgttgcaaattaaaaaataagtgttgtaaaaaagttaacagtgatagttgatagttctctctcctaccaggtgctcgcagtccaactatcagcgagattgaaacactGAACCGTTTGGCGCTGAAAAGTGGTTTAAACGTTGAACTCTTCGGCATTTCGAGAATATTCCCTAGAATCACTGCCGAACCGTTCGTCGTTTGCACAAACGTTGTTCTATTCGGCGTCCCCTTTCAACGTTGCACCATGCGGCGCTTGACTGTTGTTCctccaacgactattttttttcttcagaattcCATTTTCTAAATTATGAGAATTTCCAAATGATTTTCCAATTTGTTCCAATGGTTGCTTGTTTCAAATTTGAGAATTTATCAAAATAAAGGGAAATTTTTAATTTCGTTGTAAAACGGTTACAAtgttttttgaagaaattgaaaaaaacattaaaatcaaaataaattagaaCATAAAAAGatatattgaaattgaaattctacaacttagaacataaaaaaatacattgaaattg
This DNA window, taken from Papaver somniferum cultivar HN1 chromosome 3, ASM357369v1, whole genome shotgun sequence, encodes the following:
- the LOC113356030 gene encoding importin subunit alpha-1a-like isoform X2, which produces MMFENRLCGHLEMLSVIHLNAEILLNQLNEHAKLSMLINSTWTLSIILSGDKSRNPVLPALKRLINSTDEEVLTDVCWAVSYLTIQMTKFKLLLQLVPVADLLIYRCRYHFIVLCFFSSHPSPTVLIPALRTVGNIITRDDRQTQVGDIIDYGMYIIYHIYSKAMSWMLVPTNEIELILDVYPVPLQFAGYHAPLAGRTSNFILKRDYISGNTSKLPGRPICK
- the LOC113356030 gene encoding importin subunit alpha-2-like isoform X1; translated protein: MMFENRLCGHLEMLSVIHLNAEILLNQLNEHAKLSMLINSTWTLSIILSGDKSRNPVLPALKRLINSTDEEVLTDVCWAVSYLTIQMTKFKLLLQLVPVADLLIYRCRYHFIVLCFFSSHPSPTVLIPALRTVGNIITRDDRQTQVGDIIDYGMYIIYHIYSKAMSWMLVPTNEIELILDVYPVPLQFAGKSGYHAPLAGRTSNFILKRDYISGNTSKLPGRPICK
- the LOC113356030 gene encoding importin subunit alpha-1-like isoform X3, yielding MMFENRLCGHLEMLSVIHLNAEILLNQLNEHAKLSMLINSTWTLSIILSGDKSRNPVLPALKRLINSTDEEVLTDVCWAVSYLTIQMTKFKLLLQLVPVADLLIYRCRYHFIVLCFFSSHPSPTVLIPALRTVGNIITRDDRQTQVGDIIDYGMYIIYHIYSKAMSWMLVPTNEIELILDVYPVPLQFAGKISCTSCWEDK